A stretch of the Oxyura jamaicensis isolate SHBP4307 breed ruddy duck chromosome 4, BPBGC_Ojam_1.0, whole genome shotgun sequence genome encodes the following:
- the MED12 gene encoding mediator of RNA polymerase II transcription subunit 12 isoform X1, with product MRSGPGGPCCGPAAAARRPPGMAAFGVLSYEHRPLKRPRLGPPDVYPQDPKQKEDELTALNVKQGFNNQPAVSGDEHGSAKNVNFNPAKISSNFSSIIAEKLRCNTLPDTGRRKPQVNQKDNFWLVTARSQSAINNWFTDLAGTKPLTHLAKKVPIFSKKEEVFGYLAKYTVPVMRAAWLIKMTCAYYAAITETKVKKRHVIDPFIEWTQIITKYLSEQLQKIAEFYRQLPGQGCGSPSGPMPQEVEQALKQWDYNEKLAMFMFQDGMLDRHEFLTWVLECFEKIRSGEDEFLKMLLPLLLRYSGEFVQSAYLSRRLAYFCTRRLAMQLDGAGGHPPHILSTQTGNALPSTPTPQPAAGNPPPSPFSDLLLCPQHRPVVYGLSCILQSIILCCPSALVWHYSLTDSRIKTGSPLDHLPIAPSNLPMPGGNSAFTQQVRAKLREIEQQIKERGQAVEVRWSFDKCQETTAGFTIGRVLHTLEVLDSHSFERSDFSNSLDSLYNRIFGLGPTKDSHEISPDDDAVVALLCEWAVSYKRSGRHRAMVVAKLLEKRQAEIEAERCGDSEVVDEKGSISSGSLSAASAPVFQDVLMQFLDTQAPMLTDPGKENEKVEFFNLVLLFCELIRHDVFSHNIYMCTLISRGDLAMDSHGPRPPSPFDDAAEEHDRKETEGNSGIKLEDTGLSEPMDIDHNSSALFDDMEKTDFSMFSPPMHCESKASPSPEKPDPEKEAKPLLKDKSAEGMLASLYDQPRHIQYATHFPIPQEESCSHECNQRLVVLFGVGKQRDDARHTIKKITKDILKVLNRKSTAETGGEEGQKRKKSKPEAFPTAEDIFAKFQHLSHFDQHQVTSQVSRNVLEQITSFALGMSYHLPLVQHVQFIFDLMEYSLNISGLIDFAIQLLNELSVVEAELLLKSSDLVGSYTTSLCLCIVAVLRHYHSCLILNQDQMAQVFEGLCGVVKHGMNRSDGSSAERCILAYLYDLYTSCSHLKSKFGELFSDFCSKVKNTIYCNVEPSDSNMLWEPEFMIDTIENPSAHNFTYTNLGKSLNENPANRYSFVCNALMHVCVGHHDPDRVNDIAILCAELTGYCKSLSAEWLGVLKALCCSSNNGTCGFNDLLCNVDVSDLSFHDSLATFVAILIARQCLLLEDLIRCAAIPSLLNAACSEQDSEPGARLTCRILLHLFKTPQLNPCQQDGNKPTVGIRSSCDRHLLAASQNRIVDGAVFAVLKAVFVLGDAELKGSGFSHPGGVDDLMDDELGTRKAGGRVVTVETASLDIYAKYVLRSICQQEWVGERCLKSLCEDSNDLQDPVLSSTQAQRLMQLICYPHRLLDNEEGENPQRQRIKRILQNLDQWTMRQSSLELQLMIKQTANNEMNSLLENIAKATIEVFQQSAETSSASSAGNGVNSLSSSASATPASNKSKPILSSLERSGVWLVAPLIAKLPTSVQGHVLKAAGEELEKGQHLGSSSRKERDRQKQKSMSLLSQQPFLSLVLTCLKGQDEQREGLLTSLYSQVQQIVTNWREDQYQDDCKAKQLMHEALKLRLNLVGGMFDTVQRSTQQTTEWAVLLLDIISSGTVDMQSNNELFTTVLDMLSVLINGTLAADMSSISQGSMEENKRAYMNLVKKLRKELGDRQSDSLEKVRQLLPLPKQTRDVITCEPQGSLIDTKGNKIAGFDSIFKKEGLQVSTKQKISPWDLFEGLKHSAPLSWGWFGTVRVDRKVSRFEEQQRLLLYHTHLKPKPRSYYLEPLPLPPEEEEPPTPVTLEPEKKAVEPTKADKTSSNPATSTEERKKKQSKTKKRNQSASKSEDFVLGPSRGVSYGVGMPTDLLHHQAGSTMSRLAYGQSPVGLYAQNQPLPAGGPRLDTSYRPVRMPLGKLVQSRPPYSGVLPSGMGSMMGIDPSYKPAVYRQQPPVSQGQILRQQLQAKLQGQGIMGQQPVRQMAPTPSYGTLQPSQGYTSYVSHIGLQQHPSQSGTMVPPTYSGQPYQNSHPSSNPALVDPVRQMQQRPSGYVHQQAPGYGHTLGNTQRFPHQSIQQAPMMSGMNHLGPQGVPSGIRPSQILPDQQQQQYLRQQQQQQQQMLRQQQQQQQQQQQQQQQQQQQQQQQPPPPQPQPQQQPQVSTVPQPQAQGQPPGLGMQALPPQQPIFQRQGLQQTQQQQQTAALVRQLQQQLSNTQPQQNNNPFGRY from the exons atgcgcagcgGCCCCGGCGGTCCTTGTTGTGGCCCGGCCGCCGCTGCCCGCCGGCCGCCCGGGATGGCGGCCTTCGGCGTCCTCAGCTACGAGCACCGCCCGCTCAAGCGGCCGCGCCTCGGCCCGCCCGACGTCTACCCGCAGGACCCCAAGCAGAAGGAG GATGAGCTGACTGCCCTGAACGTCAAGCAAGGCTTCAACAACCAGCCCGCCGTCTCTGGGGACGAACACGGCAGCGCCAAAAACGTCAATTTCAACCCCGCCAAG ATCAGTTCAAATTTTAGTAGTATTATTGCAGAAAAGCTGCGGTGCAATACACTGCCCGACACAGGAAGACGGAAACCCCAGGTGAATCAGAAGGATAACTTCTGGCTGGTGACAGCGCGTTCGCAGAGTGCCATAAACAACTGGTTCACCGATCTGGCTGGAACTAAGCCTCTCACTCACCTGGCCAAGAAG GTACCCATCTTTAGCAAGAAGGAAGAGGTCTTTGGTTATTTGGCAAAATACACTGTTCCGGTGATGAGAGCGGCGTGGCTCATCAAAATGACTTGTGCCTATTATGCAGCCATCACAGAAACCAAGGTGAAAAAGCGGCATGTCATTGATCCCTTCATCG AATGGACGCAGATCATCACCAAGTACCtgtcagagcagctgcagaaaattgCGGAGTTTTACAGACAGCTCCCAGGGCAAGGCTGTGGTTCGCCATCTGGGCCGATGCCTCAGGAGGTGGAACAAGCTTTGAAGCAGTGGGACTACAACGAGAAGCTAGCTATGTTCATGTTCCAG GATGGCATGCTGGACCGGCATGAATTCCTCACGTGGGTCCTTGAGTGCTTCGAGAAGATACGGTCAGGAGAAGACGAATTTCTCAAAATGCTCCTACCCTTGCTGCTACGG TACTCTGGAGAGTTTGTGCAGTCTGCGTACCTGTCCAGACGTCTGGCCTACTTCTGCACCCGCAGGCTTGCTATGCAGCTGGATGGTGCTGGTGGGCACCCACCCCACATCCTGTCTACGCAGACAGGGAATGCTCTTCCTTCAACTCCGACCCCTCAGCCAGCTGCCGGGaatcctcctcccagccctttCAGTGACTTACTACTGTGCCCTCAGCACCGGCCGGTGGTATATGGACTCAGTTGCATCCTTCAG AGTATAATTTTGTGTTGCCCAAGCGCCCTTGTGTGGCATTACTCCCTGACTGATAGCAGGATAAAGACTGGTTCCCCACTGGATCACCTGCCCATAGCCCCGTCGAACTTGCCTATGCCAGGAGGGAATTCAGCCTTTACGCAGCAG GTTCGGGCGAAGCTTCGTGAAATTGAGCAGCAAATAAAAGAGCGTGGCCAGGCTGTGGAGGTTCGTTGGTCGTTTGACAAGTGCCAAGAAACCACAGCAG GTTTCACTATTGGCCGTGTCTTGCACACTTTAGAAGTTCTGGACAGTCACAGCTTTGAAAGATCTGACTTCAGCAACTCTTTGGATTCCTTATATAACAGGATATTTGGGCTGGGTCCAACCAAAGACAGTCATGAG ATCTCCCCAGATGATGATGCAGTGGTGGCCTTGCTGTGTGAATGGGCTGTCAGCTACAAACGCTCTGGACGCCACAGGGCTATGGTCGTGGCCAAACTCCTGGAGAAGCGTCAAGCAGAGATAGAGGCTGAG AGATGTGGGGACTCTGAAGTCGTGGATGAGAAGGGCTCCATTTCCTCAGGATCTCTCTCGGCAGCCAGTGCTCCGGTCTTTCAGGATGTCCTTATGCAGTTCCTTGACACTCAAGCTCCTATGCTCA CTGATCCcgggaaagaaaatgagaaggtgGAATTTTTTAACCTGGTGCTGCTATTCTGTGAGCTAATCCGACACGATGTCTTCTCTCACAACATCTACATGTGCACGCTCATCTCCCGGGGTGATCTTGCCATGGATTCTCATGGGCCTCGCCCGCCCTCACCCTTTGATGATGCTGCTGAGGAGCATGACAGGAAGGAGACAGAGGGTAACAGTGGCATCAAGCTAGAG GACACAGGTCTTTCTGAGCCCATGGACATTGACCACAACTCCAGTGCGCTCTTTGATGACATGGAGAAGACAGATTTTTCG ATGTTTTCTCCACCAATGCATTGTGAATCTAAAGCCAGCCCTTCCCCTGAGAAACCGGATcctgaaaaggaagcaaaacctCTGCTGAAGGACAAGTCTGCAGAAGGAATGCTAGCATCTCTGTACGACCAGCCTCGGCACATCCAGTATGCAACACACTTTCCTATTCCTCAG GAGGAGTCATGCAGTCACGAATGTAACCAACGGCTGGTAGTTCTTTTTGGGGTCGGAAAACAACGGGACGATGCTCGGCATACAATCAAGAAAATAACCAAAGACATTCTAaaagttttaaacagaaaaagcactgcAGAGACAG GTGGAGAGGAAGGCCAGAAGCGGAAAAAGAGCAAGCCAGAAGCATTCCCGACAGctgaagatatttttgcaaAGTTCCAGCACCTTTCTCACTTTGATCAGCACCAAGTCACGTCTCAG GTATCTCGCAATGTCTTGGAACAGATCACCAGCTTTGCCTTGGGAATGTCCTACCACCTGCCTCTGGTACAGCACGTGCAGTTCATCTTTGACTTGATGGAGTATTCACTCAATATCAGTGGTCTTATCGACTTTGCCATCCAG TTGCTGAATGAACTGAGTGTCGTGGAGGCAGAACTGCTGTTGAAATCCTCCGACCTTGTTGGCAGCTACACCACCAGCTTGTGCCTGTGCATCGTGGCTGTGCTGCGGCACTACCACTCCTGCCTTATATTGAACCAGGACCAGATGGCTCAGGTCTTTGAAGG tCTGTGTGGGGTAGTGAAACACGGCATGAACCGCTCAGATGGCTCCTCAGCAGAGCGCTGTATCCTGGCCTATCTCTACGACCTGTATACCTCCTGCAGTCACCTGAAAAGTAAATTTGGGGAGCTCTTTAG CGACTTCTGCTCCAAGGTGAAGAACACAATCTACTGCAATGTTGAGCCATCTGACTCCAACATGCTCTGGGAACCAGAGTTCATGATTGACACTATTGAAAATCCATCTGCACATAACTTTACGTACACCAACCTGGGCAAGAGCCTCAATGAAAATCCAGCCAACCGCTACAGTTTTGTCTGTAACGCCcttatgcatgtgtgtgtggggCACCATGATCCAGACAG GGTGAACGACATTGCCATCCTGTGTGCTGAGCTGACTGGCTACTGCAAGTCTCTAAGTGCCGAGTGGCTGGGGGTGCTCAAAGCGCTGTGTTGTTCCTCCAATAACGGGACCTGTGGATTCAATGATCTCCTCTGCAATGTTGAT GTCAGTGACTTATCTTTCCATGATTCCTTGGCCACCTTTGTTGCCATTCTCATTGCCCGGCAGTGCTTGCTGCTGGAGGACCTGATTCGCTGTGCTGCTATCCCCTCACTCCTCAATGCCG CCTGCAGTGAACAGGACTCTGAACCAGGGGCACGTCTGACCTGCCGGATTTTACTCCATCTGTTTAAAACTCCACAGCTGAACCCATGCCAGCAAGATGGCA ACAAACCCACGGTGGGAATCCGTTCTTCTTGTGACCGTCACTTACTGGCAGCTTCCCAGAACCGTATTGTGGATGGAGCAGTCTTTGCAGTACTGAAAGCTGTCTTTGTTCTGG GAGATGCAGAACTGAAAGGCTCTGGCTTTTCCCACCCTGGAGGTGTCGATGATCTCATGGACGATGAGTTGGGTACCAGGAAGGCTGGTGGTCGGGTAGTAACTGTGGAAACAGCTAGCTTGGATATTTATGCCAAGTATGTACTAAGGAGTATCTGTCAACAG GAGTGGGTAGGGGAGCGATGTCTGAAGTCCCTCTGTGAAGACAGCAATGACTTGCAGGATCCCGTCCTGAGCAGCACACAGGCCCAGAGGCTGATGCAGCTGATTTGTTATCCACACCGATTGCTGGACAACGAGGAAGGAGAAAATCCTCAGCGGCAGAGGATTAAACGCATCTTACAG aATCTGGACCAGTGGACCATGAGGCAGTCCTcgctggagctgcagctgatgATTAAGCAGACTGCAAACAAC GAAATGAACTCCTTGTTAGAAAATATAGCCAAGGCCACTATTGAGGTATTCCAGCAGTCAGCAGAGACCAGCTCTGCGAGTTCTGCTGGCAATGGAGTCAACAGTCTCAGTAGCTCAGCAAGTGCTACACCAGCCAGCAACAAATCCAAACCCATCCTCAG CTCCCTGGAGAGATCAGGAGTGTGGCTGGTGGCCCCTCTAATTGCCAAGCTTCCAACATCAGTGCAGGGCCATGTGCTgaaagctgctggagaagaaCTGGAGAAAGGACAACATCTGGGGTCATCATCCCGCAAAGAGCGGGACCGCCAGAAGCAGAAAAG CATGTCCCTCCTGAGCCAGCAGCCGTTTCTGTCACTGGTGCTAACTTGCTTGAAGGGACAGGATGAGCAGCGGGAAGGCCTCCTCACCTCTCTGTACAGTCAGGTCCAGCAG ATTGTTACGAATTGGCGGGAAGATCAGTATCAAGATGACTGCAAAGCCAAGCAGCTGATGCATGAAGCCCTGAAGTTACGACTGAACTTG GTGGGAGGGATGTTCGACACGGTTCAACGCAGTACGCAGCAGACAACTGAATGGGCTGTGCTTCTCCTGGACATCATCAGCAGCGGCACCGTGGACATGCAGTCAAACAA CGAGCTCTTCACTACTGTCTTGGACATGTTGAGTGTTCTCATCAATGGCACCCTGGCTGCTGATATGTCCAGCATTTCTCAGGGCAGCATGGAGGAAAACAAGCGGGCGTACATGAATCTCGTCAAGAAACTCAGG AAAGAGCTGGGGGACCGGCAGTCTGACAGCCTGGAGAAGGTACGACAGCTCCTGCCACTTCCCAAGCAGACCCGAGATGTCATCACCTGCGAACCTCAGGGATCCCTCATTGACACCAAAGGCAATAAAATagctggatttgactccataTTCAAGAAGGAG GGTTTGCAAGTCTCTACAAAGCAGAAGATTTCCCCTTGGGATCTGTTTGAGGGCTTAAAGCACTCAGCCCCTCTGTCCTGGGGATGGTTTGGGACAGTCCGGGTGGACCGCAAGGTGTCTAGAtttgaggagcagcagaggcttCTTCTGTACCACACGCACTTGAAACCCAAGCCCCGCAGTTACTACCTGGAGCCCTTGCCATTGCCTCCTGAAGAGGAGGAGCCTCCTACACCTGTGACTTTAGAGCCAGAGAAGAAAGCTGTGGAACCAACCAAGGCTGATAAAACCAGCTCCAATCCTGCCACCTCTACTGAAGAACGcaagaagaaacagagcaaaaccaagAAACGCAACCAGTCTGCCAGCAAAAGTGAG GATTTTGTGTTGGGTCCCAGCCGAGGGGTTTCGTATGGAGTTGGCATGCCTACAGACCTCTTGCATCACCAGGCGGGAAGCACTATGTCTAGGCTAGCGTATGGGCAATCACCGGTGGGTCTCTATGCCCAGAATCAGCCTCTTCCAGCAG GTGGCCCTCGCCTGGATACATCCTACAGACCTGTGCGCATGCCGCTGGGGAAACTTGTTCAGAGTCGTCCTCCATACAGTGGGGTGCTGCCTTCGGGGATGGGGAGCATGATGGGCATTGACCCCTCCTACAAGCCAGCAGTGTACAGACAACAACCTCCAGTGTCCCAGGGACAGATACTGAGGCAGCAGCTTCAAGCAAAGCTG CAGGGCCAAGGCATAATGGGACAGCAGCCAGTACGCCAGATGGCTCCAACCCCATCCTATGGAACACTGCAGCCCTCCCAG gGTTACACATCTTACGTCTCCCACATAGGCCTTCAGCAGCACCCCTCCCAGTCAGGCACGATGGTACCTCCTACGTATTCTGGCCAGCCCTATCAAAATTCCCACCCCAGCTCTAATCCTGCCCTGGTGGATCCTGTTAGACAGATGCAGCAGAGACCAAGTGGCTATGTGCACCAGCAGGCTCCAGGCTACGGGCACACCTTGGGCAACACACAGAG ATTCCCTCACCAGTCAATACAGCAGGCCCCCATGATGAGTGGGATGAACCATTTGGGTCCACAAGGAGTCCCCTCAGGAATTCGGCCCAGCCAGATACTGcctgaccagcagcagcagcagtacctgaggcagcagcagcaacagcagcagcagatgctgagg